Proteins co-encoded in one Neodiprion lecontei isolate iyNeoLeco1 chromosome 3, iyNeoLeco1.1, whole genome shotgun sequence genomic window:
- the LOC107219628 gene encoding odorant receptor coreceptor isoform X1 has product MQMMKYKQQGLVADLMPNIRLMQFTGHFFFQYYNDAGGSNIKLFHKIYCVVHLILILLQFSLCGLNLFFERDNVEDMTANTITLLFFTHSLSKLTYAGARSKMFYRTLGIWNNPNSHPLFAESNARYHAIALSKNRRLLTSVTAATVFSVLAWTGLTFMGDSVKNIVDKETNETTTIEIPRLMLRSWYPYDAGHGVAHVATLIFQFYWVLVCLMSASMLDVLFCSWLLFACEQIQHLKQIMKPLIELSATLDTVVPHSNELFKAGSTDHLRDNQPPPPPENDMLDMDLRGIYSNRQDFTATFRSTTGLGFSGGVGPNGLTKKQEILVRSAIKYWVERHKHVVRLVTAVGDTYGFALLIHMLIATITLTLLAYQATKISGFDVYSMGVIGYILYSLGQVFLFCIFGNRLIEESSSVMDAAYSCQWYDGSEEAKTFVQIVCQQCQKAMSVSGAKFFTVSLDLFASVVGAMVTYFMVLMQLG; this is encoded by the exons ATGCAGATGATGAAATATAAGCAGCAAGGTCTCGTGGCAGACCTGATGCCGAATATTCGGCTCATGCAGTTCACCGGccatttcttctttcaatattaCAACGACGCGGGAGGAAGCAATATAAAGCTGTTTCATAAAATCTACTGCGTC GTTCACCTAATCTTGATCCTTCTACAGTTTTCTCTCTGCGGCTTGAACCTCTTCTTTGAGAGGGATAACGTTGAAGACATGACCGCAAACACCATCACCCTCCTCTTTTTCACGCATAGCTTATCAAAGCTGACGTACGCCGGCgcgaggagtaaaatgttttATCGGACATTGGGAATTTGGAACAATCCGAACAGCCATCCCTTGTTTGCCGAGAGTAACGCTCGATACCATGCCATCGCGCTATCGAAAAATAGACGTCTTTTAACTAGCGTAACGGCCGCAACCGTGTTTTCGGTTCTCGCGTGGACCGGTCTAACCTTCATGGGTGACTCCGTGAAGAATATCGTCGACAAGGAAACGAACGAGACAACGACCATCGAG ATACCAAGGCTGATGCTGCGGTCCTGGTACCCTTATGACGCCGGACATGGCGTAGCTCACGTCGCCACattgatatttcaattctATTGGGTCCTGGTCTGTCTGATGAGCGCCAGCATGCTGGATGTGCTCTTTTGCTCTTGGCTACTTTTTGCCTGCGAGCAGATTCAACATCTGAAGCAAATAATGAAGCCGCTGATCGAGCTGAGTGCAACGTTGGACACGGTTGTTCCGCACAGCAACGAATTGTTCAAA GCTGGAAGTACCGACCACTTGAGAGACAATCAACCCCCGCCGCCACCCGAAAACGACATGCTGGATATGGATTTGAGAGGGATTTACAGCAACAGACAAGACTTTACGGCCACGTTCAGATCCACGACAGGCCTCGGCTTCAGTGGTGGAGTCGGTCCGAACGGGCTGACCAAGAAGCAGGAAATATTGGTCAGAAGTGCCATCAAGTACTGGGTCGAAAGGCACAAGCATGTAGTGAG ACTCGTAACAGCCGTCGGGGATACTTACGGGTTTGCCTTACTTATCCACATGTTGATAGCCACAATTACCTTAACTCTGCTCGCTTATCAAGCAACAAAG ATTTCTGGCTTTGACGTATACTCAATGGGCGTCATAGGTTACATCCTCTACAGTCTGGGGCAAGTCTTTCTCTTCTGTATATTTGGAAATCGACTGATCGAAGAG AGTTCATCGGTTATGGATGCCGCCTACTCCTGCCAGTGGTACGATGGATCTGAGGAGGCGAAGACGTTCGTTCAAATTGTTTGTCAGCAGTGTCAAAAGGCCATGTCGGTTTCCGGTGCCAAGTTCTTCACGGTTTCTTTGGACTTGTTCGCGTCG GTTGTTGGAGCGATGGTTACCTACTTCATGGTGCTGATGCAGCTCGGTTAA
- the LOC107219628 gene encoding odorant receptor coreceptor isoform X2, producing the protein MMKYKQQGLVADLMPNIRLMQFTGHFFFQYYNDAGGSNIKLFHKIYCVVHLILILLQFSLCGLNLFFERDNVEDMTANTITLLFFTHSLSKLTYAGARSKMFYRTLGIWNNPNSHPLFAESNARYHAIALSKNRRLLTSVTAATVFSVLAWTGLTFMGDSVKNIVDKETNETTTIEIPRLMLRSWYPYDAGHGVAHVATLIFQFYWVLVCLMSASMLDVLFCSWLLFACEQIQHLKQIMKPLIELSATLDTVVPHSNELFKAGSTDHLRDNQPPPPPENDMLDMDLRGIYSNRQDFTATFRSTTGLGFSGGVGPNGLTKKQEILVRSAIKYWVERHKHVVRLVTAVGDTYGFALLIHMLIATITLTLLAYQATKISGFDVYSMGVIGYILYSLGQVFLFCIFGNRLIEESSSVMDAAYSCQWYDGSEEAKTFVQIVCQQCQKAMSVSGAKFFTVSLDLFASVVGAMVTYFMVLMQLG; encoded by the exons ATGATGAAATATAAGCAGCAAGGTCTCGTGGCAGACCTGATGCCGAATATTCGGCTCATGCAGTTCACCGGccatttcttctttcaatattaCAACGACGCGGGAGGAAGCAATATAAAGCTGTTTCATAAAATCTACTGCGTC GTTCACCTAATCTTGATCCTTCTACAGTTTTCTCTCTGCGGCTTGAACCTCTTCTTTGAGAGGGATAACGTTGAAGACATGACCGCAAACACCATCACCCTCCTCTTTTTCACGCATAGCTTATCAAAGCTGACGTACGCCGGCgcgaggagtaaaatgttttATCGGACATTGGGAATTTGGAACAATCCGAACAGCCATCCCTTGTTTGCCGAGAGTAACGCTCGATACCATGCCATCGCGCTATCGAAAAATAGACGTCTTTTAACTAGCGTAACGGCCGCAACCGTGTTTTCGGTTCTCGCGTGGACCGGTCTAACCTTCATGGGTGACTCCGTGAAGAATATCGTCGACAAGGAAACGAACGAGACAACGACCATCGAG ATACCAAGGCTGATGCTGCGGTCCTGGTACCCTTATGACGCCGGACATGGCGTAGCTCACGTCGCCACattgatatttcaattctATTGGGTCCTGGTCTGTCTGATGAGCGCCAGCATGCTGGATGTGCTCTTTTGCTCTTGGCTACTTTTTGCCTGCGAGCAGATTCAACATCTGAAGCAAATAATGAAGCCGCTGATCGAGCTGAGTGCAACGTTGGACACGGTTGTTCCGCACAGCAACGAATTGTTCAAA GCTGGAAGTACCGACCACTTGAGAGACAATCAACCCCCGCCGCCACCCGAAAACGACATGCTGGATATGGATTTGAGAGGGATTTACAGCAACAGACAAGACTTTACGGCCACGTTCAGATCCACGACAGGCCTCGGCTTCAGTGGTGGAGTCGGTCCGAACGGGCTGACCAAGAAGCAGGAAATATTGGTCAGAAGTGCCATCAAGTACTGGGTCGAAAGGCACAAGCATGTAGTGAG ACTCGTAACAGCCGTCGGGGATACTTACGGGTTTGCCTTACTTATCCACATGTTGATAGCCACAATTACCTTAACTCTGCTCGCTTATCAAGCAACAAAG ATTTCTGGCTTTGACGTATACTCAATGGGCGTCATAGGTTACATCCTCTACAGTCTGGGGCAAGTCTTTCTCTTCTGTATATTTGGAAATCGACTGATCGAAGAG AGTTCATCGGTTATGGATGCCGCCTACTCCTGCCAGTGGTACGATGGATCTGAGGAGGCGAAGACGTTCGTTCAAATTGTTTGTCAGCAGTGTCAAAAGGCCATGTCGGTTTCCGGTGCCAAGTTCTTCACGGTTTCTTTGGACTTGTTCGCGTCG GTTGTTGGAGCGATGGTTACCTACTTCATGGTGCTGATGCAGCTCGGTTAA